One Natronomonas gomsonensis genomic window, TGCGGTGCGTGAGGAACGACCACCCACATTTATAAACCTTAAATACGTGTTTTAAGTCGAGTTATGCAGGACCCCAAGGAGACTATCAATATCGAGAACGTCGTTGCCTCGACGGGGATTGGCCAGGAGCTCGACCTCCAGAGCGTCGCCATGGACCTCGAAGGCGCCGATTACGACCCCGAGCAGTTCCCCGGTCTCGTCTACCGGACACAGGAGCCGAAGTCCGCGGCACTCATCTTCCGTTCCGGGAAAATCGTCTGTACGGGCGCGAAATCGACCGACGACGTCCACGAGTCACTCCGTATCGTCTTCGACAAACTCCGCGAACTGGAGATTCAGGTCGACGAGGACCCCGAAATCGTCGTCCAGAACATCGTCACAAGTGCGGACCTCGGCCGCAATCTCAATCTCAACGCCATCGCCATCGGTCTCGGTCTGGAGAACATCGAGTACGAACCCGAGCAGTTCCCCGGTCTCGTCTACCGTCTCGACGACCCCGACGTGGTCGCGCTGCTGTTCGGCTCCGGCAAACTCGTCATCACCGGCGGCAAGAAGCCCGACGACGCCCGCGAGGCAGTCGACAAAATCGTCTCCCGGCTCGAAGAGCTCGGTCTGCTCGACGGCTAACGGAGAGCGGCAACTACTCCCGTGACGGCTCCCTAATTCCGGTATGCTTCCGCTGCAGGTGGAGTTCGTCGGCGGCGGCCCGCTCGCGCTCGCCGTCGCGTTCCTCGTCGGGACGCTGTTTTCGGCCGTAACGCTACATCTCGCCGCGCTGTGGGTTCTCGGCGACGAACCGCACCAGCGCGCCGTGAAAGCCGCCCCCGCCCCCGTCGTCGTCGCGATGCTGTTCAGCCAGTACAACGGTGCCGTGATGGTCGCGCTGTCGT contains:
- a CDS encoding TATA-box-binding protein, whose translation is MQDPKETINIENVVASTGIGQELDLQSVAMDLEGADYDPEQFPGLVYRTQEPKSAALIFRSGKIVCTGAKSTDDVHESLRIVFDKLRELEIQVDEDPEIVVQNIVTSADLGRNLNLNAIAIGLGLENIEYEPEQFPGLVYRLDDPDVVALLFGSGKLVITGGKKPDDAREAVDKIVSRLEELGLLDG
- a CDS encoding DUF7473 family protein, which gives rise to MLPLQVEFVGGGPLALAVAFLVGTLFSAVTLHLAALWVLGDEPHQRAVKAAPAPVVVAMLFSQYNGAVMVALSFLTAVAVVRYVYELNVRGAVLLSVFYFSITTIFAFAFGNIFLT